In Francisella orientalis FNO12, the sequence CCGAGAATTGCATATAATGCAGTACATGCAGTTATAAATTCATTACCAGTTAATACTTTAGCTAAAACTACAGGCACTAGACCTTTTAGTATATCAAAAGCAAGGGTGATGATCGCTGGAGCCTTCCCACCTATTCTTAGAACATTTGTAGTTCCTGGGTTGCCAGAGCCAACGCTTCTTGGAGAGGGTAGTCTAAATATATAACAGACAATAATTGCACTATTAATTGAGCCTAAAAGATAAGCAAACACTAGTATGCTAAAATTTAAAAAGTTCATTGTTTTCCTTGATGATTTTAAAACTATTTGAGTTACTATAAGAGATAATACTATCTAGACAATATCTTCGCTAGCTATTTTTATAACTTTGTTATAGGATTAGAAGCTTAAAATAACTTATTCATTAATTTCTGTTTCAAAAGGTTAAATTTTATGACTGTAATGAAGTTCGACTTGATCAAAAAAGAAGGCAAAGCTAGAAGAGGAAAAATAAGCTTCCCAAGAGGAGATATTCAAACTCCTGCATTTATGCCAGTAGGGACTTATGGAGCTGTTAAATCATTATCTCCAGTTGAGTTAAAAGAAATGGATGCCGATATTATCTTGGGTAATACGTTTCATTTATGGTTACGTCCAGGTACTGAAATTATCAAAAAACATGGTACTTTACATGATTTCAACGGTTGGGATAAACCTATACTTACAGACTCTGGGGGATTTCAAGTCTTTAGTTTGGGTAAAATGCGTAAACTTACAGAAGAAGGCGTTACATTTAAATCACCGATAAACGGTTCAAAAGTTTTTTTATCTCCTGAGATATCAATGCAAGTCCAAAGAGATCTTGGCTCTGATATTGTAATGTGTTTTGATGAGTGCACACCATATCCAGCTACTGAAAAAGAAGCAAAAGACTCTATGGAACTATCTATGCGTTGGGCAAAAAGATCAAAAGATGCTCATGGAGATAATCCATCTGCATTATTTGGAATTATTCAGGGTGGAATGTATGAGCATTTACGTGATGAGTCGCTAAAAGCTTTAAAAGAAATAGATTTCGATGGTTTTGCAATAGGTGGATTATCTGTGGGTGAGCCTAAAGAAGATATGATTAGAATACTTGATCATACAGCTCATCAGATGCCAGAAGATAAGCCAAGATACCTGATGGGTGTTGGTACGCCAAAGGATTTAGTAGAAGCTGTTTATCGTGGTGTTGATATGTTTGATTGTGTAATGCCGTCACGAAACGCTCGCAATAGTCATATGTTTACATCTGAAGGAGTTATTCGTATCAGAAATGCTAAGCATAAAGAGGACACCTCTCCATTAGATTCAAATTGTGATTGTTATACTTGTAAGAATTTTAGCCGTAGCTATTTGCATCATCTTGACAAAACTCAAGAGATATTAGGTTCAAGATTAAATACTATTCATAATCTAACTTATTATCAAAATCTTATGAAAAATATTCGCCAAGCTCTAGAAGAGGGTAAGTTTGAAGAGTTTAGGAAGGAGTTTTTGGAGAATTATAAAGGTTAAGTTTTATAGAAAATTTTATGTAGCATTATAAACATAGAGTCAAAAATAAGAGCTTAATAATTTTTTGATAATATAAAAATTAGTTGTTTCAGAATCTCTAGCTAAAAGATAATATGACTTTCCGGTTGTGTATTCTTGCTGAGGTGGTACATACAGGAAACCATTTTTGATGTGCTCTTGAATTAAAAGTCTATCTGTAACAAAAAAACCAATACCTGAAAAGCAAGCCTGAATTGCTTGAAGAGAGTTTTTAAAGAAGATGTCTTTATTAGGCTTTTTTGAGATGTTGTTGTGCTGTGCCCAGAGTTGATAATCATCAATGCGAATTTTATCATCAACATAGATTAGCTTTTGTTCTAATATTATTTCTGAGAGGCTTTTACCAAAGTGCTTATTATTGCAAACTAGTATTAGCTCACCATCTGCTAGTTTGAATTTGTTTTTATTACTAAAATCACTGTCAATACCATACTCTATGCTTATATCTATATCAT encodes:
- the tgt gene encoding tRNA guanosine(34) transglycosylase Tgt, producing the protein MTVMKFDLIKKEGKARRGKISFPRGDIQTPAFMPVGTYGAVKSLSPVELKEMDADIILGNTFHLWLRPGTEIIKKHGTLHDFNGWDKPILTDSGGFQVFSLGKMRKLTEEGVTFKSPINGSKVFLSPEISMQVQRDLGSDIVMCFDECTPYPATEKEAKDSMELSMRWAKRSKDAHGDNPSALFGIIQGGMYEHLRDESLKALKEIDFDGFAIGGLSVGEPKEDMIRILDHTAHQMPEDKPRYLMGVGTPKDLVEAVYRGVDMFDCVMPSRNARNSHMFTSEGVIRIRNAKHKEDTSPLDSNCDCYTCKNFSRSYLHHLDKTQEILGSRLNTIHNLTYYQNLMKNIRQALEEGKFEEFRKEFLENYKG